The following coding sequences lie in one Miscanthus floridulus cultivar M001 chromosome 9, ASM1932011v1, whole genome shotgun sequence genomic window:
- the LOC136479663 gene encoding uncharacterized protein: protein MYVILGYTNELSECLQRRDQDILNAISLVNVAKSRMQELRSNGWHNFLQKVTSFCIKHGVEVPAMDGAYVPYGKSARYARARNQTNDDHFRREVYIGVIDQISQELDNRFDEINMELLSCMSSVSPSISFASFDARKVRRLAEFYPKDFSNNDLLKLELQLDNYIDDMRQDASFQGLDNIVGLSVKLIETKRHKVYDMVYLLLKLILLLPVATMSVERVFSVLVIVKTKSRNKICDTVLDDCLVTFIERDIFF from the coding sequence ATGTATGTTATTCTTGGATATACAAATGAGTTATCCGAGTGCTTGCAGAGAAGGGAtcaagatattcttaatgcaatctcacttgttaatgtggcaaagaGCAGAATGCAGGAGTTGAGGTCTAATGGTTGGCATAATTTTCTTCAGAaggtcacttctttttgtattaaacatggtgttgaagttcCTGCTATGGATGGTGCTTATGTGCCTTATGGAAAATCAGCACGGTATGCTCGTGCCcgaaaccaaacaaatgatgaCCATTTCCGAAGAGAAGTATAcattggtgtcattgatcaaattAGTCAAGAGCTTGATAATCGGTTTGATGAGATCAATATGGAGCTACTCTCTTGTATGTCATCCGTCAGTCCTTCTATCTCCTTTGCTTCTTTTGATGCACGGAAGGTACGTAGATTGGCTGAATTTTATCCTAAGGACTTCTCCAACAATGATTTGTTAAAACTGGAATTGCAACttgataattatattgatgacatgcGACAAGATGCTAGCTTCCAAGGTCTAGACAACATTGTTGGTCTCTCAGTTAAGCTTATTGAAACAAAGAGGCACAAAGTGTATGATATGGTGTACTTGCTTCTTAAATTGATATTGCTTTTACCAGTGGCAACTATgagtgttgaaagggtattttctgtATTGGTTATAGTGAAAACAAAGTCAAGGAATAAGATATGTGATACTGTTTtggatgattgtctagtcacATTTATTGAGCGGGATATTTTTTTCTAA
- the LOC136481737 gene encoding uncharacterized protein isoform X2, translated as MCSIFPSHSVVGVSSQAQGGGGIGYQSPESRASSGGSSLPSPSAAPACSRSWSISEDSLRRYVSYASESCIQELLAASDSGRGGADGDGDDGWKVLVYHNGVEISKRRTGPAHVFRSRWLLQDVSPEQFMAVANAVDAAKWESDQLVESSYIRELGDDLSIIHLKFGDASSSTTTSRRPARTARRRDLVVYERRQAMDDGTLVVAVAALPKEIAAGLLPPPAPKGGSGGGSAVVGRSLLLQSGWVVERLDGDAGSCVVTYVVQLDPAAGWLPRCIVSRLNSKLVMVIAKLRRIAQATVPAAAAEV; from the exons ATGTGTTCCATATTTCCCTCGCATTCAGTCGTCGGGGTATCGTCGCAGGCgcaaggcggcggcggcattgggTATCAGAGCCCTGAGAGCAGAGCCAGCAGCGGCGGCAGCTCTCTGCCCTCCCCTTCTGCAGCACCTGCCTGCTCCAGATCATG GTCTATAAGCGAGGATTCGTTGCGGAGGTACGTGAGCTACGCGAGCGAGAGCTGCATCCAGGAGCTGCTGGCGGCGTCCGACTCTGGCCGCGGGGGCGCCGACGGTGACGGCGACGACGGGTGGAAGGTGCTGGTGTACCACAACGGCGTGGAGATATCCAAGCGGCGGACGGGGCCCGCGCACGTCTTCCGGAGCCGCTGGCTGCTGCAGGACGTCTCGCCGGAGCAGTTCATGGCCGTCGCCAACGCCGTCGACGCCGCCAAG TGGGAGTCGGACCAGCTGGTGGAGTCTTCGTACATCAGGGAGCTCGGCGACGACCTGAGCATCATCCACCTCAAGTTCGGCgacgcctcctcctccaccaccaccagccgTCGTCCCGCCAGGACCGCCCGGCGCCGGGACCTGGTCGTCTACGAGCGGCGCCAGGCCATGGACGATGGCACGCTGGTGGTCGCGGTGGCCGCGCTGCCCAAGGAGATCGCCGCGGGCCTgctgccgccgcccgcgcccaagggcggcagcggcggaggcTCCGCCGTCGTCGGCCGCAGCCTGCTGCTGCAGTCCGGCTGGGTCGTCGAGAGGCTCGACGGCGACGCCGGATCGTGCGTCGTGACGTACGTCGTGCAGCTCGACCCGGCCGCTGGCTGGCTGCCGCGCTGCATCGTCAGCCGCCTCAACAGCAAGCTCGTCATGGTCATCGCCAAGCTCAGGAGGATCGCGCAGGCCACCgtgcctgccgccgccgccgaggtgtGA
- the LOC136481737 gene encoding uncharacterized protein isoform X1, whose product MCSIFPSHSVVGVSSQAQGGGGIGYQSPESRASSGGSSLPSPSAAPACSRSWSISEDSLRRYVSYASESCIQELLAASDSGRGGADGDGDDGWKVLVYHNGVEISKRRTGPAHVFRSRWLLQDVSPEQFMAVANAVDAAKQWESDQLVESSYIRELGDDLSIIHLKFGDASSSTTTSRRPARTARRRDLVVYERRQAMDDGTLVVAVAALPKEIAAGLLPPPAPKGGSGGGSAVVGRSLLLQSGWVVERLDGDAGSCVVTYVVQLDPAAGWLPRCIVSRLNSKLVMVIAKLRRIAQATVPAAAAEV is encoded by the exons ATGTGTTCCATATTTCCCTCGCATTCAGTCGTCGGGGTATCGTCGCAGGCgcaaggcggcggcggcattgggTATCAGAGCCCTGAGAGCAGAGCCAGCAGCGGCGGCAGCTCTCTGCCCTCCCCTTCTGCAGCACCTGCCTGCTCCAGATCATG GTCTATAAGCGAGGATTCGTTGCGGAGGTACGTGAGCTACGCGAGCGAGAGCTGCATCCAGGAGCTGCTGGCGGCGTCCGACTCTGGCCGCGGGGGCGCCGACGGTGACGGCGACGACGGGTGGAAGGTGCTGGTGTACCACAACGGCGTGGAGATATCCAAGCGGCGGACGGGGCCCGCGCACGTCTTCCGGAGCCGCTGGCTGCTGCAGGACGTCTCGCCGGAGCAGTTCATGGCCGTCGCCAACGCCGTCGACGCCGCCAAG CAGTGGGAGTCGGACCAGCTGGTGGAGTCTTCGTACATCAGGGAGCTCGGCGACGACCTGAGCATCATCCACCTCAAGTTCGGCgacgcctcctcctccaccaccaccagccgTCGTCCCGCCAGGACCGCCCGGCGCCGGGACCTGGTCGTCTACGAGCGGCGCCAGGCCATGGACGATGGCACGCTGGTGGTCGCGGTGGCCGCGCTGCCCAAGGAGATCGCCGCGGGCCTgctgccgccgcccgcgcccaagggcggcagcggcggaggcTCCGCCGTCGTCGGCCGCAGCCTGCTGCTGCAGTCCGGCTGGGTCGTCGAGAGGCTCGACGGCGACGCCGGATCGTGCGTCGTGACGTACGTCGTGCAGCTCGACCCGGCCGCTGGCTGGCTGCCGCGCTGCATCGTCAGCCGCCTCAACAGCAAGCTCGTCATGGTCATCGCCAAGCTCAGGAGGATCGCGCAGGCCACCgtgcctgccgccgccgccgaggtgtGA